ATATAAGTGTGCAGTCAACACTATCGTGTGCGTCGCATACAAATGTAATACAAAAAAACACAAACTATTGCTCATTCATCAAGCTTATCCAACCGAGGCTAACGCATTATGTTATAATGAACTCATCGACCTCTCTACTCCTCGCTGGTCGCTAATGTGTAGCTCCTAAAAAAATGATTATGATGCATCAGCCCTGGCTGGGCAAACTCGACGCTGGTTAGTTACAATAATTTAGAGCCGACTACATATCGAAACGACACCATGTCGGGGAAAAGTGATTTCCACGTGGATATTTCAAAATCTCCACGTGGAGAATAAAAAATTCTTCGGAGGAATGAAATGAAACTTCGGAAGAATCAAATGAAACTTCGGAAGAAATAAATCACGCCCACGTGGAAAAAGAAAAATATCCACGTGGAGATTTGAGATTCCCCACGTGGATATTCGAGAAAGGAGAGAATCGGACGAATTTCCCCATAAAGATATGTAAATGGAGATTAGAGGTTAGAAATTAGAGATTAGAAGCTAGAGATTAGAGATCCGATCACTCTGATAGCTCCGATGGTTCCGATAGCTAACAGCCAATCCAGGGCTGACACATTATATATAATGCCCTCATCTATTCCTCGCTTGTCGCTAATATGTAGCTCCCAAAAGAGCGATTATAATTTCAGCCCGGATTCCTTACGCGAAGATTATCCCAACTCAGATATTATTGTTATCTTTGCGAGAGAATCGTGTGAGCCTCTGCTCGCGCTTGAGGGGCTAGGGGCTTCGCACACCTATGTATGACGACTAACTGATTTAATTTCACATAGAATGAAAAGAGACCAAGAGATCTTTGATCTGATCGAACAGGAGCATCAGCGCCAGCAAAAGGGCATTGAGCTGATCGCCTCTGAGAACTTTGTCAGCGACCAGGTCATGCAAGCTATGGGTAGCTGTATGACTAATAAGTACGCTGAGGGATACCCTGGCAAGCGTTACTACGGCGGTTGCGAGGTAGTGGACAAGTCTGAGAACCTAGCCATAGAGCGTATCAAGAAGCTCTTTGGCGCGGAGTATGCCAACGTGCAGCCCCACTCAGGTGCTCAAGCTAATATGGCTGTCCTCTTTACCTGCCTCAAGCCTGGTGATACCTTCATGGGTCTAAACCTAGACCACGGTGGTCACCTCTCACACGGTTCGCCTGTCAATAGCTCTGGTATGCTCTACCACCCCATCGGCTACAACGTAAGCAAGGAGACGGGTATGGTCGACTATGACGAGATGGAGCAGCTAGCTCGTCAGCACAAGCCTAAGCTCATCATCGCTGGTGGCTCGGCTTACTGCCGCGAGTGGGACTACGCACGCTTCCGCAAGGTAGCTGACGAGATCGGTGCTATCTTTATGGTCGATATGGCTCACCCCGCCGGACTGATCGCTGCTGGTCTGCTCGACAACCCTGTCAAGTATGCTCACATCGTCACCTCTACGACACACAAGACCCTACGTGGTCCTCGTGGTGGTATCATCCTCATGGGTAAGGACTTTGAGAATCCTTGGGGTCTCAAGACACCTAAGGGGGTTGTCAAGATGATGTCTCAGCTGCTCAACTCAGCTGTCTTCCCAGGCATCCAGGGCGGTCCACTAGAGCATGTCATTGCAGCTAAGGCTGTTGCCTTTGGCGAGGCGCTTGATCCTTCATTTAAGGAGTATCAGAAGCAGGTGATGAAGAATGCTAAGGCACTTGGCGAGGCTTTTGTCAAGATGGGCTACAACTGTATCTCTGGCGGTACGGACAATCACTGCCTCCTCATCGACCTACGCTCTAAGTATCCTGACCTAACGGGTAAGGTGGCTGAGAACGCACTCGTACGTGCTGACATCACGGTCAATAAGAATATGGTACCCTTTGACTCACGCTCTGCATTCCAGACCTCTGGTATCCGTGTGGGTACGCCCGCTATCACGACGCGTGGTGTCAAGGAGGACAAGATGGCATACATCGTCGAGCTCATAGACCGCGTACTGCGTGATCCTGAAAACGAGGCTGAGATAGCTAAGGTACGTAAGGAGGTCAACGAGATGATGTCTCCACTACCTATCTTCGCTTGGTAAGATAAACTCAAAAGAGGCCTAGCCTCTTAACCTGATAGAGACTGAATGCAGGGGGGACGCACGCTTAGACTTCTAAGGAGCAGACCCTAGCACTCAGTCTCTTACTATTTTCCCTACCCCACTTGAGCCTATGACGAGATATGTCACGAGGCTCTCTATACACACACTTAACTGACACAAGAGAGATGCCCACACCACCGTTTCAGTACCAGCCGATGTTTCCCGTAGGAGCCGATAAGACTGAGTACGAGTTAATCACCTCTGACTACGTGCACACGGTCGACTGCAATGGTCACCAGATGCTACAAGTCGAGCCAGAGGCGCTACGCATACTTGCCGAGCGAGCTATGCACGATGTAGCCTTCTACCTACGCCCTGCCCATCAGGAGCAGGTCGCATCAATACTATCCGACCCTGAGGCTTCGGACAATGATAAGTTTGTCGCCCTCACCTTCCTCCGCAATGCTGAGGTGAGTGCTCTAGGGCAGCTTCCCTTCTGCCAAGACACGGGTACCGCCATCATCCTAGGTAAGAAAGGACAAAACGTCTGGACTGGTGCTTGCGATGAGGAGTACCTCTCGCACGGAGTCTACGACACTTACACCCGCTACAACCTCCGCTATTCACAAAATGCACCTCTCGATATGTATCGCGAGGTCAATACGGGGTGCAACCTCCCCGCACAGATCGACCTGATGGCGACCGAAGGCGATGAGTATAAGTTCCTCTTTATCGCTAAGGGCGGTGGCTCTGCCAATAAGACTTACCTCTATCAGGAGACCAAAGCACTCCTCACGGAGGAGCGGCTCTTCCCCTTCCTAGTTGATAAGATGCGTTCGCTAGGCACTGCTGCTTGTCCTCCTTATCATATAGCCTTCGTCATCGGCGGCACCTCGGCAGAGGCAAACCTCAAGACGGTCAAGCTCGCCAGTGCCAAGTACTACGACGAGCTACCCACCGAGGGCAATGAGCTGGGGCATGCTTTCCGAGATCTAGAGATGGAGCAGCGACTCCTTGAGGCAACCCACGAGATTGGTCTGGGAGCGCAGTTTGGCGGTAAGTACTTCGCCCATGACATACGAGTGATCCGCATGCCTCGTCATGGAGCTTCCTGTCCCGTGGGGCTAGGCGTGAGTTGCTCAGCAGACCGCAATGTACGGGCTAAGATCAATAAGGATGGACTGTGGATCGAGCGACTCGAGAAGCACCCCGCACGACTCATCCCCGAGGCTATGCGCCACGGCACCGAGGGCGAGGTCGTCAAGGTAGACCTCAATCGCCCGATGG
The sequence above is a segment of the Porphyromonas vaginalis genome. Coding sequences within it:
- the glyA gene encoding serine hydroxymethyltransferase, with translation MKRDQEIFDLIEQEHQRQQKGIELIASENFVSDQVMQAMGSCMTNKYAEGYPGKRYYGGCEVVDKSENLAIERIKKLFGAEYANVQPHSGAQANMAVLFTCLKPGDTFMGLNLDHGGHLSHGSPVNSSGMLYHPIGYNVSKETGMVDYDEMEQLARQHKPKLIIAGGSAYCREWDYARFRKVADEIGAIFMVDMAHPAGLIAAGLLDNPVKYAHIVTSTTHKTLRGPRGGIILMGKDFENPWGLKTPKGVVKMMSQLLNSAVFPGIQGGPLEHVIAAKAVAFGEALDPSFKEYQKQVMKNAKALGEAFVKMGYNCISGGTDNHCLLIDLRSKYPDLTGKVAENALVRADITVNKNMVPFDSRSAFQTSGIRVGTPAITTRGVKEDKMAYIVELIDRVLRDPENEAEIAKVRKEVNEMMSPLPIFAW
- a CDS encoding fumarate hydratase, with the protein product MPTPPFQYQPMFPVGADKTEYELITSDYVHTVDCNGHQMLQVEPEALRILAERAMHDVAFYLRPAHQEQVASILSDPEASDNDKFVALTFLRNAEVSALGQLPFCQDTGTAIILGKKGQNVWTGACDEEYLSHGVYDTYTRYNLRYSQNAPLDMYREVNTGCNLPAQIDLMATEGDEYKFLFIAKGGGSANKTYLYQETKALLTEERLFPFLVDKMRSLGTAACPPYHIAFVIGGTSAEANLKTVKLASAKYYDELPTEGNELGHAFRDLEMEQRLLEATHEIGLGAQFGGKYFAHDIRVIRMPRHGASCPVGLGVSCSADRNVRAKINKDGLWIERLEKHPARLIPEAMRHGTEGEVVKVDLNRPMDEIRKQLSQYPVSTRLSLSGTIVVGRDIAHAKLKERLDRGEELPQYIKDHPIYYAGPAKTPEGMPSGSFGPTTAGRMDPYVDLFQSHGGSLIMIAKGNRSQQVTDACKAHGGFYLGSIGGPAAILAKESIKHVECLEYPELGMEAIWRIEVEDFPAFILVDDKGNDFFQQIRQCAGCPRG